The following proteins come from a genomic window of Salvia hispanica cultivar TCC Black 2014 chromosome 4, UniMelb_Shisp_WGS_1.0, whole genome shotgun sequence:
- the LOC125223073 gene encoding cellulose synthase A catalytic subunit 3 [UDP-forming]-like: MEPEAEVKGKTLKTIGSQVCQICGDDVGLTANHEPFAACDVCAFPVCRPCYEYERKDGNQSCPQCKTRYKRHKGSPAIHGDSEEDGVSDDVVDDIHYSETQSDKQKISERMLSWRVNHGESLNAPKYDKEVPQNHIPLLTNGTDISGELSAASPGRLSMASPPPGGGGKPRIVDPVREFGSPGLGNVAWKERVDGWKMKQEKPAIPMTTSHPPSERGVGDIDASTDILVDDSLLNDEARQPLSRKVSIPSSRINPYRMVIVLRLVILCIFLHYRITNPVPNAYPLWLISVICEIWFAISWILDQFPKWLPVNRETYLDRLALRYDREGEPSQLASVDIFVSTVDPLKEPPLVTANTVLSILAVDYPVDKVSCYVSDDGSAMLTFEALSETSEFARKWVPFCKKYSIEPRAPEWYFALKIDYLKDKVQPSFVKDRRAMKREYEEFKIRINALVSKAQKVPEEGWVMQDGTPWPGNNTRDHPGMIQVFLGQSGGLDSDGNELPRLVYVSREKRPGFQHHKKAGAMNALVRVSAVLTNGPFLLNLDCDHYINNSKALREAMCFLMDPNLGKYVCYVQFPQRFDGIDRSDRYANRNTVFFDINLRGLDGIQGPVYVGTGCVFNRTALYGYEPPHKPKNKKARLLSSCFGGSRKKSSKSSKKGSDKKKSSKHADPTVPIFSLEDIEEGVEGAGFDDEKSLLMSQMSLEKRFGQSAVFVASTLMENGGVPQSATPETLLKEAIHVISCGYEDKSEWGTEIGWIYGSVTEDILTGFKMHARGWRSIYCMPPRAAFKGSAPINLSDRLNQVLRWALGSVEILFSRHCPIWYGYKGRLKWLERFAYVNTTIYPITSIPLLLYCTLPAVCLLTGKFIIPQISNLASIWFLSLFLSIFATGILEMRWSGVGIDEWWRNEQFWVIGGVSAHLFAVFQGLLKVLAGIDTNFTVTSKAGDEEGDFTELYMFKWTTLLIPPTTLLIVNLVGVVAGISYAINSGYQSWGPLFGKLFFAFWVIVHLYPFLKGLMGRQNRTPTIVVVWSILLASIFSLLWVRVDPFTTRVTGPKVEECGINC, from the exons ATGGAACCTGAAGCAGAAGTCAAG GGGAAGACTTTGAAGACCATTGGCAGCCAGGTCTGTCAGATCTGTGGGGATGATGTTGGTTTGACTGCCAACCATGAGCCATTTGCTGCATGCGATGTCTGTGCGTTTCCAGTTTGCAGGCCTTGCTATGAATATGAGAGGAAGGATGGAAATCAGTCTTGCCCTCAGTGCAAAACCAGATACAAGAGGCATAAAG GGAGTCCTGCAATTCATGGTGATAGTGAAGAGGATGGTGTTTCTGATGATGTTGTTGATGATATCCATTACTCTGAAACTCAAAGTGACAAGCAGAAAATTTCAGAGCGAATGTTGAGCTGGCGAGTTAATCATGGAGAAAGTCTTAATGCACCAAAGTATGACAAGGAAGTCCCTCAAAACCACATTCCATTGCTTACGAATGGAACAGAT ATCTCTGGGGAACTATCTGCTGCATCACCAGGGCGCCTTTCAATGGCATCTCCTCCTCCTGGAGGCGGTGGAAAAC CCAGGATTGTGGATCCAGTGAGGGAGTTTGGATCTCCAGGCTTAGGCAATGTTGCCTGGAAAGAAAGAGTGGATGGCTGGAAAATGAAGCAGGAAAAGCCTGCTATTCCTATGACTACTAGCCATCCTCCTTCTGAAAGAGGAGTGGGAGATATTGATGCGAGTACTGATATTCTTGTCGATGACTCTCTGCT GAATGATGAAGCCCGACAGCCCCTATCAAGGAAGGTTTCTATTCCGTCATCAAGGATAAACCCTTACAGGATGGTTATTGTATTGCGGCTGGTTATTCTATGTATTTTCTTGCACTATAGAATAACGAACCCTGTACCCAATGCATATCCATTGTGGCTGATTTCTGTGATTTGTGAGATTTGGTTTGCTATATCCTGGATTCTGGATCAGTTCCCAAAATGGCTTCCTGTAAACCGTGAAACGTATCTTGACAGGCTTGCTCTGAG ATATGACCGTGAAGGAGAGCCATCACAACTAGCTTCTGTTGACATATTTGTCAGTACTGTTGATCCTCTGAAGGAGCCTCCTCTCGTTACAGCTAATACTGTTTTGTCCATTCTTGCGGTAGACTATCCGGTGGACAAGGTTTCTTGTTATGTTTCTGATGATGGGTCTGCCATGTTGACGTTTGAAGCTCTATCAGAAACATCAGAATTTGCAAGGAAATGGGTTCCTTTCTGCAAAAAGTACAGTATTGAGCCACGGGCTCCCGAATGGTACTTTGCTCTGAAGATTGACTACTTAAAAGATAAAGTCCAGCCATCTTTTGTGAAAGACCGTCGGGCTATGAAG AGAGAATATgaagaatttaaaattcgTATCAACGCTCTCGTATCCAAGGCTCAGAAAGTTCCTGAAGAAGGTTGGGTCATGCAAGATGGTACACCTTGGCCTGGAAATAATACAAGGGATCACCCTGGAATGATCCAG GTTTTCTTAGGCCAAAGTGGTGGTCTTGACAGTGATGGTAATGAGCTTCCTCGATTAGTATATGTTTCTCGTGAGAAGCGTCCTGGTTTCCAGCATCACAAGAAAGCTGGTGCCATGAATGCACTT GTTCGTGTGTCAGCAGTTCTTACCAATGGACCTTTCTTGTTGAATCTCGATTGTGATCATTACATTAATAACAGCAAGGCGTTGCGTGAAGCAATGTGCTTTTTGATGGATCCGAATCTTGGGAAATATGTTTGCTATGTTCAATTTCCACAGAGATTCGATGGTATAGACAGGAGCGATCGATATGCCAACCGTAACACTGTCTTCTTTGAT ATTAACTTGAGAGGTTTGGATGGTATTCAAGGCCCTGTATATGTGGGCACTGGATGTGTCTTCAACAGAACAGCTTTGTATGGTTATGAGCCTCCTCACAAACCTAAGAATAAGAAGGCTCGGTTGCTTTCTTCGTGCTTTGGTGGATCAAGAAAGAAAAGTTCCAAGTCAAGTAAGAAAGGTTCAGATAAGAAGAAATCTAGCAAGCATGCTGATCCTACTGTTCCAATCTTCAGCTTGGAGGATATAGAGGAGGGTGTTGAAG GTGCTGGATTCGATGATGAAAAGTCATTGCTCATGTCCCAGATGAGCTTGGAGAAAAGATTCGGTCAGTCAGCTGTTTTTGTTGCATCTACTCTGATGGAGAATGGTGGTGTGCCTCAGTCTGCCACACCAGAGACTCTCCTGAAAGAGGCTATTCATGTCATTAGCTGTGGGTATGAAGATAAGTCAGAATGGGGAACTGAG ATAGGATGGATCTATGGTTCTGTCACAGAAGATATTCTTACAGGATTTAAAATGCATGCACGGGGCTGGCGATCAATTTACTGTATGCCTCCAAGGGCGGCCTTCAAGGGATCAGCTCCAATTAATCTTTCTGATCGATTGAATCAAGTGCTTAGGTGGGCCTTGGGATCCGTGGAGATTCTCTTTAGCAGGCATTGTCCAATATGGTATGGGTATAAAGGAAGGCTAAAATGGCTAGAGAGATTCGCATATGTTAACACCACGATTTACCCGATCACTTCCATTCCTCTGCTATTATATTGTACATTGCCAGCTGTCTGTTTGCTTACTGGGAAATTCATCATCCCACAG ATTAGTAACCTTGCGAGTATCTGGTTTCtttccctctttctctctatctttGCCACTGGTATACTGGAGATGAGGTGGAGTGGTGTCGGAATTGATGAATGGTGGAGGAACGAGCAGTTCTGGGTCATTGGAGGTGTCTCAGCTCATCTGTTTGCTGTTTTCCAAGGTCTGCTCAAAGTTCTGGCTGGAATAGATACAAATTTCACTGTCACGTCCAAAGCTGGagatgaagaaggagatttCACTGAGctttacatgtttaaatggaCAACTCTTCTGATTCCTCCAACGACTCTTCTCATTGTAAACTTGGTCGGAGTTGTTGCTGGAATTTCCTATGCAATCAACAGCGGGTACCAATCATGGGGACCGTTGTTTGGGAAATTGTTCTTTGCCTTCTGGGTGATCGTTCATCTCTACCCCTTCCTCAAAGGTCTAATGGGGCGGCAGAACCGTACTCCCACCATTGTCGTGGTGTGGTCGATTCTTCTTGCTTCGATCTTCTCATTGCTGTGGGTCAGAGTTGATCCCTTCACTACTAGAGTCACGGGCCCAAAGGTCGAAGAGTGTGGAATTAACTGCTGA
- the LOC125219576 gene encoding uncharacterized protein LOC125219576 isoform X1 → MSASEEPILARINRLDLILHQLEEIRGDHHSPKSSNASSGPLTSDGLPFLSPEKRCRPVKEVMVEVQEKGNLIDRLLHAEDRILKVCLQLEEEIHESEKSSGSGERKSPKKGLKQFVKSCVKPKHKPTIFSS, encoded by the exons ATGTCAGCCTCTGAAGAACCAATACTCGCTAGGATCAATCGTCTTGATCTCATT TTGCATCAGTTGGAAGAAATTCGAGGCGATCACCACTCTCCCAAGAGTTCAAATGCATCGAGCGGACCCCTGACAAGTGATGGGCTGCCGTTTTTGTCGCCGGAGAAGCGTTGTCGGCCGGTGAAGGAGGTGATGGTCGAAGTCCAAGAGAAGGGCAACTTGATCGACAGATTGCTTCATGCCGAGGATCGAATCTTGAAG GTGTGTTTGCAACTTGAAGAGGAGATTCATGAAAGTGAGAAGAGCAGTGGTTCAGGAGAGAGGAAGTCTCCGAAGAAGGGATTGAAGCAATTTGTCAAATCATGCGTTAAGCCCAAGCACAAACCTACCATTTTCTCTTCTTGA
- the LOC125219576 gene encoding uncharacterized protein LOC125219576 isoform X2, with protein sequence MSASEEPILARINRLDLILEEIRGDHHSPKSSNASSGPLTSDGLPFLSPEKRCRPVKEVMVEVQEKGNLIDRLLHAEDRILKVCLQLEEEIHESEKSSGSGERKSPKKGLKQFVKSCVKPKHKPTIFSS encoded by the exons ATGTCAGCCTCTGAAGAACCAATACTCGCTAGGATCAATCGTCTTGATCTCATT TTGGAAGAAATTCGAGGCGATCACCACTCTCCCAAGAGTTCAAATGCATCGAGCGGACCCCTGACAAGTGATGGGCTGCCGTTTTTGTCGCCGGAGAAGCGTTGTCGGCCGGTGAAGGAGGTGATGGTCGAAGTCCAAGAGAAGGGCAACTTGATCGACAGATTGCTTCATGCCGAGGATCGAATCTTGAAG GTGTGTTTGCAACTTGAAGAGGAGATTCATGAAAGTGAGAAGAGCAGTGGTTCAGGAGAGAGGAAGTCTCCGAAGAAGGGATTGAAGCAATTTGTCAAATCATGCGTTAAGCCCAAGCACAAACCTACCATTTTCTCTTCTTGA